Proteins co-encoded in one Dehalococcoidia bacterium genomic window:
- a CDS encoding DUF2177 family protein, whose protein sequence is MSFSQMFLLYFVTLAVFTAVDLLWVGAISRRLYRRNLEGLLRAKFNVVPAVVFYLLYVVGLMIFVIVPAFNNISLGQAMGMGVLFGGFTFGTYALANLALIRDWSLLIVLVDLIEGMFVTGVACTVAFYVSQVIS, encoded by the coding sequence ACACTGGCCGTATTCACCGCCGTGGATTTGTTATGGGTCGGGGCAATCTCAAGAAGGCTATATCGTCGTAACCTGGAGGGGTTGTTGAGAGCCAAGTTCAACGTGGTCCCCGCCGTAGTCTTCTACCTGCTTTATGTTGTCGGACTGATGATTTTCGTCATCGTTCCGGCATTCAATAACATCTCGCTGGGGCAGGCAATGGGCATGGGCGTCCTGTTCGGCGGGTTCACTTTCGGCACTTATGCGCTGGCTAACCTGGCGTTAATTAGAGACTGGTCACTGCTGATAGTACTGGTTGATTTGATAGAGGGCATGTTCGTCACCGGCGTGGCCTGCACCGTAGCCTTCTATGTAAGCCAGGTAATAAGCTA